A DNA window from Callospermophilus lateralis isolate mCalLat2 chromosome X, mCalLat2.hap1, whole genome shotgun sequence contains the following coding sequences:
- the Il13ra2 gene encoding interleukin-13 receptor subunit alpha-2 translates to MAFICLDLRCLFIFLICTEFSSTFSSSTEIKVNPPQDFVIVDPGYLGYLYLQWQPPLALENFKECTIEYELQYRNINSERWKTIITKNLYYKDGFDLNQGIEAKIHTLLSRQCTNGSEVQSSWSEATYWTSEQGSLETKIQDMVCVYYNWQYLICSWKPGIGAHLDTNYTLFYWYEGLEHTSQCVDYIKSNGVNVGCTFPSLESSDYKDFFVCVNGSSESKPIRSSYFIFQLENIVKPLPPDYLNLTVKNIFEINLKWSTPKGPIPAKCFIYEIVLTGDETSWMTTTIENEIHIPRTSNESQQLCFLIRSKVNIYCSEDGLWSEWSDEECWIVDGVRTKTVVFFVIPFIFVSFFILLITCLLLYKQKAVLKKIFLTKKEVFSHQETLC, encoded by the exons ttaatCCTCCTCAGGATTTTGTGATAGTGGATCCTGGATATTTAGGTTATCTTTATTTACAATGGCAACCTCCACTGGCTCTGGAAAATTTTAAGGAATGCACAATAGAATACGAATTACAGTACAGAAACATCAATAGCGAAAGATGGAAA ACCATCATTACTAAGAACCTGTATTATAAAGATGGGTTTGATCTTAACCAAGGGATTGAAGCAAAGATACACACACTTTTGTCAAGGCAATGCACaaatggatcagaagttcaaagttcATGGTCAGAAGCTACTTATTGGACATCAGAACAAG GAAGTCTGGAAACTAAAATTCAGGACATGGTTTGTGTATATTACAACTGGCAATATTTAATCTGTTCTTGGAAACCTGGCATAGGTGCACATTTGGATACCAATTACACCTTGTTTTATTG GTATGAGGGCTTGGAACATACATCACAGTGTGTTGATTATATCAAGTCTAATGGAGTAAATGTTGGATGCACTTTTCCCTCTTTGGAGTCATCAGACTATAAAGATTTCTTTGTCTGTGTTAATGGATCATCAGAATCCAAGCCTATCAGATCCAGCTATTTCATTTTCCAACTTGAAAATATAG TTAAACCTTTGCCACCAGACTATCTTAATCTTACTGTGAAGAATATATTTGAAATTAACCTGAAATGGAGCACACCTAAAGGACCCATTCCAGCTAAGTGTTTCATTTATGAAATTGTGCTCACAGGAGATGAAACTTCCTGGATG ACCACCACAATTGAAAATGAAATCCACATCCCGAGAACATCAAATGAAAGCCAACAACTCTGCTTTTTAATAAGAAGCAAAGTGAATATTTATTGCTCAGAAGATGGACTTTGGAGTGAGTGGAGTGACGAAGAATGCTGGATAGTAG ATGGCGTTCGGACGAAAACTGTGGTATTTTTTGTGAtaccatttatttttgtttcattttttattttattaataactTGTCTGCTTTTGTATAAACAGAAAGCTGTACTAAAAAAG atttttctcacaaaaaaagaagttttttctcatcaagagACACTGTGCTGA